One window of Quercus robur chromosome 5, dhQueRobu3.1, whole genome shotgun sequence genomic DNA carries:
- the LOC126725348 gene encoding auxin-responsive protein IAA26-like: MEKSSRNEDACPQLLDLISKEREWLVNRDGERRHGFPEEKKLELRLGPPGEDWSVRDNSKNNQRQRDESLLSFGYFSPRTSRTNNNSNGSQTQMFAASSENPVGAVLSSPWPSSSAYQGKNHNQQQTIPPSFLQFPSTPQSLPVMAQEASQPCCTKVVDLQSAEKKGFSPSSAKTAVPNSSQKRTAPAPVVGWPPIRSFRKNLASTSSSKPASESQNGVTDKVASQKPDETCNKGLFVKINMDGVPIGRKVDLKAYDSYDKLSSAVDELFRGLLAAQRDSSAGGIQNKQEEEKAITGLLVRSGEYTLVYEDNEGDRMLVGDVPWQMFVSTVKRLRVLKSSELSALSLGSSKQGKLSLDSPMR, from the exons ATGGAGAAGTCTTCGAGAAATGAGGATGCCTGTCCTCAGTTGTTGGATTTGatttcaaaagagagagagtggcTTGTGAACAGAGATGGAGAAAGAAGGCATGGCTTTCCAGAGGAGAAAAAGTTGGAGCTTAGGCTTGGTCCACCAGGGGAAGACTGGTCTGTGAGAGACAACAGCAAAAACAACCAAAGACAAAGAGATGAGTCTCTACTTTCTTTTGGGTACTTCTCTCCCAGGACTTCCAGGACCAATAACAACAGCAATGGAAGCCAAACTCAGATGTTTGCTGCTTCCTCTGAGAACCCAGTTGGGGCTGTATTGTCATCCCCATGGCCTTCTTCTTCAGCTTACCAGGGAAAGAACCACAATCAACAACAGACAATACCTCCATCATTTCTTCAGTTCCCTTCAACACCTCAGAGCTTGCCTGTCATGGCTCAGGAAGCATCACAACCTTGTTGCACTAAAGTGGTAGACTTGCAGAGTGCAGAGAAGAAAGGATTTTCACCATCTTCTGCGAAGACAGCTGTGCCAAACAGCTCTCAGAAAAG GACTGCTCCTGCTCCAGTTGTGGGTTGGCCTCCAATTCGTTCATTCAGGAAGAATCTTGCAAGCACCAGCTCCTCAAAACCAGCTTCTGAGTCTCAAAATGGTGTCACAGACAAGGTTGCCAGTCAAAAACCAGATGAAACTTGCAACAAAGGTCTGTTTGTGAAGATCAATATGGATGGAGTTCCTATTGGCAGAAAAGTGGATCTCAAAGCTTATGACAGTTATGACAAACTCTCCTCTGCAGTTGATGAACTCTTTAGAGGCCTACTTGCAG CTCAAAGAGATTCCTCTGCTGGTGGAATCCAGAACAAGCAAGAGGAAGAGAAAGCAATTACTGGTTTATTGGTTCGAAGTGGAGAATATACTCTTGTTTATGAGGATAATGAAGGAGACAGGATGCTTGTTGGGGATGTCCCATGGCA AATGTTTGTATCTACGGTTAAGAGGCTGCGCGTGTTGAAGAGCTCTGAACTTTCTGCGCTTAGCC TTGGCAGCAGTAAGcaggggaaattatcacttgACTCTCCAATGAGGTGA